The Agromyces hippuratus genome has a window encoding:
- a CDS encoding PspA/IM30 family protein — translation MAKQSIFGRISQLVRANINNLIDQAEDPQLMLDQMVRDFTNAIADAEAAIAETIGNLRLLEDDHREDVEAAREWGEKAVAASRKGDELRAVGDASGADKFDNLAKVALSRQISSENEARSAEPQIAAQTEVVDKLKSGLNGMKEKLVQLQNKRSELVARAKTAEAQKQVHDAVKSIDILDPTSDIGRFEDKIRREEAVVRGQAELAASSLDAQFNELDDLGELTEVDARLAALKAGGSSRGAIGG, via the coding sequence ATGGCAAAGCAGTCCATCTTCGGACGGATCTCGCAGCTCGTGCGAGCCAACATCAACAACCTCATCGACCAGGCGGAAGACCCGCAGTTGATGCTCGACCAGATGGTGCGCGACTTCACGAACGCGATCGCCGACGCCGAGGCCGCCATCGCCGAGACGATCGGCAACCTGCGCCTCCTCGAAGACGACCACCGCGAAGACGTCGAAGCCGCGCGCGAGTGGGGCGAGAAGGCCGTGGCCGCAAGCCGCAAGGGCGACGAGCTGCGAGCCGTGGGCGACGCGTCGGGCGCCGACAAGTTCGACAACCTCGCGAAGGTGGCTCTCAGCCGCCAGATCTCCTCCGAGAACGAGGCCAGGTCGGCCGAGCCGCAGATCGCCGCGCAGACCGAGGTCGTCGACAAGCTGAAGTCGGGCCTGAACGGCATGAAGGAGAAGCTCGTCCAGCTGCAGAACAAGCGCTCCGAGCTCGTCGCCCGTGCGAAGACCGCCGAGGCGCAGAAGCAGGTGCACGACGCCGTCAAGTCGATCGACATCCTCGACCCGACGAGCGACATCGGCCGCTTCGAAGACAAGATCCGTCGCGAGGAGGCGGTCGTGCGCGGCCAGGCGGAGCTCGCGGCGTCGAGTCTCGATGCGCAGTTCAACGAGCTCGACGACCTCGGCGAGCTCACCGAGGTCGACGCCCGACTCGCCGCGCTGAAGGCCGGCGGCTCGAGCCGGGGCGCCATCGGCGGCTGA
- a CDS encoding TPM domain-containing protein, producing MRAVRKWSTTLAIVAGVLIGTGATGLAWAEDPVSFTTSPVVDTAGVLGDETDDVVAALDAAADRSGRQLFVAYVDEFTNPASAADWADETAIANNMGSEDYLLAVAVDGRAYYLSAASDASISPDELDRISVQVIEPNLRDEDWAGAAIAGANAIADGSAGGGAGGGSGGWGFVWFIVIAAIVVVIIAIVLARRKRKRAAGGEVGAGQVPLPSIEELRRQAGSALVQIDDAVKTSEEELGFAVASYGEASTESFRAALDAAKAKVAEAFTLQQQLDDATPDTESERREWYGGILRLAAEADAILDEQAAQFDELRALERDAPAQLARVQEEATAAEATIAPAEQRLVALGAQYAASATAPVADNPTQARSRIGFAREALAAASTDVAAGDAAQAAVGIRAAEESVDQTTLLTTAVERLAADLAAADTAVAAGVGELDRDVATARGLQNAEASAVADRVAAESAALRAAIGVPGRDPIALQAKLEQVDAEIDAVIQSVRDAAEQAARVQAQLSRSLTTARSQVQAAEDYLVARRGAIGAEARTRLAEAGRLLVEAQGAATTDPAAALTAAQRAERLAAEAMSFAQRDVGGYGGGMAGYGGTAGGSSGGGDVLGAVLGGILINSVLGGGGGGGFGGGRSSGGFGGGRSSGRSAGSFGGSATRSRRGSGGRF from the coding sequence ATGCGCGCAGTACGCAAGTGGTCCACGACTCTCGCGATCGTCGCAGGGGTGCTGATCGGAACCGGCGCGACCGGGCTCGCATGGGCTGAAGACCCCGTCTCGTTCACGACCTCCCCCGTCGTCGACACCGCCGGCGTGCTCGGCGACGAGACCGACGACGTCGTCGCCGCGCTCGATGCCGCCGCCGACCGCAGTGGGCGCCAGCTCTTCGTCGCCTACGTCGACGAGTTCACGAACCCCGCTTCGGCGGCCGACTGGGCCGACGAGACGGCCATCGCCAACAACATGGGCAGTGAGGACTACCTGCTCGCCGTTGCGGTCGACGGCCGCGCCTACTACCTCTCCGCAGCGAGCGACGCCTCGATCTCCCCCGACGAGCTCGACCGCATCAGCGTTCAGGTCATCGAGCCGAACCTCCGTGACGAGGACTGGGCGGGCGCGGCGATCGCGGGCGCGAATGCGATCGCCGACGGATCGGCGGGCGGCGGCGCGGGCGGCGGCAGCGGCGGCTGGGGCTTCGTCTGGTTCATCGTGATCGCCGCGATCGTCGTCGTGATCATCGCGATCGTGCTCGCCCGGCGCAAGAGGAAGCGCGCTGCAGGCGGCGAGGTCGGTGCCGGTCAGGTGCCGCTCCCCTCGATCGAGGAGCTGCGCCGCCAGGCGGGCAGCGCCCTCGTGCAGATCGACGACGCGGTGAAGACGAGCGAAGAGGAGCTCGGCTTCGCCGTCGCCTCGTACGGCGAGGCCTCGACCGAGTCGTTCCGCGCCGCGCTCGACGCCGCGAAGGCGAAGGTCGCCGAGGCGTTCACGCTGCAGCAGCAGCTCGACGACGCCACGCCCGATACCGAGAGCGAGCGCCGCGAGTGGTACGGCGGAATCCTCCGCCTCGCGGCCGAGGCCGACGCCATCCTCGACGAGCAGGCCGCGCAGTTCGACGAGTTGCGCGCCCTCGAACGCGACGCCCCCGCCCAGCTCGCGCGGGTGCAGGAGGAGGCGACCGCGGCCGAGGCGACCATCGCGCCGGCGGAGCAGCGCCTCGTCGCGCTCGGAGCGCAGTACGCGGCATCCGCCACCGCCCCCGTCGCCGACAACCCGACGCAGGCGCGATCGCGCATCGGCTTCGCCCGCGAGGCGCTGGCCGCAGCGAGCACGGATGTCGCGGCGGGCGACGCCGCCCAGGCCGCGGTCGGCATCCGCGCCGCCGAGGAGTCCGTCGACCAGACGACCCTGCTGACGACCGCCGTCGAGCGGCTCGCCGCCGATCTCGCGGCCGCCGACACCGCCGTCGCCGCGGGCGTCGGCGAACTCGACCGCGACGTCGCGACCGCTCGCGGCCTGCAGAACGCCGAGGCGTCCGCGGTCGCCGATCGAGTGGCCGCGGAGTCGGCGGCGCTGCGTGCGGCGATCGGCGTACCGGGGCGCGATCCGATCGCGTTGCAGGCGAAGCTCGAGCAGGTCGACGCCGAGATCGATGCCGTGATCCAGAGCGTGCGAGATGCCGCCGAGCAGGCCGCCCGCGTGCAGGCGCAGCTCTCCCGGTCGCTCACGACCGCGCGGTCGCAGGTGCAGGCCGCCGAAGACTACCTCGTCGCCCGGCGCGGGGCGATCGGCGCCGAGGCGCGCACCCGCCTCGCCGAGGCCGGTCGGCTACTCGTCGAAGCGCAGGGCGCCGCGACGACCGACCCCGCAGCCGCGCTCACGGCCGCGCAGCGGGCCGAGCGGCTCGCGGCGGAGGCCATGTCGTTCGCGCAACGCGACGTCGGCGGGTACGGCGGCGGCATGGCCGGCTACGGCGGCACCGCCGGAGGCTCGTCCGGCGGAGGCGACGTCCTCGGCGCCGTGCTCGGCGGCATCCTCATCAACTCGGTCCTCGGCGGCGGGGGCGGTGGCGGCTTCGGCGGCGGGCGTTCCTCGGGCGGCTTCGGCGGCGGGCGCAGCAGCGGCCGCTCCGCCGGCAGCTTCGGCGGCTCCGCGACCCGGTCGCGGCGCGGGAGCGGAGGCCGATTCTGA
- a CDS encoding ROK family transcriptional regulator — protein MRSAQGTPSWLGAVNDRVGLSALLDHGPLTRNRICELVGVSKPTASMMMNRLIAAGVIEERGQVAGNPGRSATLYAARTDRPLGVAIVIEADELRAAVVDAAGGERPIVRTPLSRDPADRDAVREVAAAIRDASAAAGTDPSVVHTVCIGTAGYVDPGEEGTLFSETLPGWPVSGLRRILEAELGVAVFVENDVNLAAIAERQSGAGEGRDVFALLWLGNGVGASFDVAGDLHRGSFGGAGEIGFLPLSAAAQALDEHAVTSQDLAGAVAVRRIAAAHGLDDADHRSALDAIAASPERAAIVEEIGARVAHVSLPLLATLDPGRLVLAGPTAIVGGQPLAEAVERGIRSISRWYPEVVATRIDHDPVLHGARAFLTAKVRDDLLGTVARLSLS, from the coding sequence ATGAGATCAGCACAGGGAACGCCCTCGTGGCTCGGGGCGGTCAACGATCGCGTCGGACTCTCGGCGCTGCTCGACCACGGACCGCTCACGCGCAATCGCATCTGCGAACTCGTCGGAGTGTCCAAACCCACCGCCTCGATGATGATGAACCGGCTGATCGCCGCCGGCGTGATCGAGGAGCGCGGCCAGGTCGCCGGCAACCCGGGCCGCAGTGCGACGCTCTACGCGGCCCGCACCGACCGACCGCTCGGCGTCGCGATCGTGATCGAGGCCGATGAGCTCCGTGCCGCGGTCGTCGACGCCGCCGGCGGGGAACGGCCGATCGTGCGCACTCCGCTCTCCCGCGACCCGGCCGACCGGGACGCCGTGCGCGAGGTCGCCGCGGCGATCCGCGACGCGAGCGCCGCCGCGGGAACCGACCCCTCGGTCGTGCACACCGTCTGCATCGGCACGGCCGGCTACGTCGACCCGGGCGAAGAGGGCACGCTCTTCAGCGAGACCCTCCCCGGGTGGCCCGTCAGCGGCCTGCGACGCATCCTCGAGGCCGAACTCGGCGTCGCCGTCTTCGTCGAGAACGACGTGAACCTCGCCGCGATCGCCGAACGCCAGTCGGGCGCGGGCGAGGGACGCGACGTGTTCGCACTGCTCTGGCTCGGCAACGGCGTCGGCGCGTCGTTCGACGTGGCCGGCGACCTGCATCGCGGCAGCTTCGGCGGCGCAGGCGAGATCGGCTTCCTCCCGTTGTCGGCCGCCGCCCAGGCCCTCGACGAGCACGCCGTCACGAGCCAGGACCTCGCCGGCGCCGTGGCCGTGCGCCGTATCGCGGCCGCCCACGGACTCGACGACGCCGATCACCGCTCGGCACTCGACGCGATCGCCGCGAGCCCCGAGCGCGCCGCGATCGTCGAGGAGATCGGAGCGCGCGTCGCGCACGTCTCGCTGCCGCTCCTCGCGACGCTCGACCCCGGCCGGCTCGTGCTCGCCGGCCCCACGGCGATCGTCGGCGGCCAGCCCCTCGCCGAGGCGGTGGAGCGCGGCATCCGCAGCATCAGCCGCTGGTACCCGGAGGTCGTCGCGACGCGCATCGACCACGACCCCGTGCTGCACGGCGCACGCGCGTTCCTCACGGCGAAGGTGCGCGACGACCTGCTCGGCACGGTCGCCCGCCTCAGCCTCTCCTGA
- a CDS encoding ATP-binding protein, whose amino-acid sequence MHAGTGALQPIASPLGWMNPWSFDRLLPFLVVGVLLVGMIVLRMLDARAKRDRLAPPAARAGQAPQAVGLEDLERRAGLALVASDDRVTAAAAEIDYAGALDGDEVAAVLRSAHAKAREQLAEAFALQRDAGLTTAPESERRAAYERILRLTDAVDAALDRDRRSLERLRALGARAVEEREALVAALAATERDVAGSTARVADAAGRYAAEALDPAVTALADARTALGEVRATLSAPAAAAPGTAAAVHLTSARAELHDAADRVAAADAHVAALAAGDLAVADAIAALERDIEVARAMDSARLSSVADDFAVEATAIREALAAAGRDPISLGRRVVRADAAIDAEIRAGANAGALSQRVLAERSSALASARMLVGTAEHALAAEPVDAAARIRRDEAVALLAEARDLLSAATRPELAPGDAREQADAAAHLARRSLAIARDDAAGTPASGGRLFDRAAGGDGFFADLVAGLLERADERGGAARDG is encoded by the coding sequence ATGCACGCCGGCACCGGAGCTCTGCAGCCCATCGCATCGCCCCTCGGCTGGATGAACCCGTGGAGCTTCGACCGGCTCCTCCCCTTCCTCGTCGTCGGCGTCCTGCTCGTCGGCATGATCGTGTTGCGCATGCTCGACGCACGGGCGAAGCGGGACCGACTCGCGCCGCCCGCCGCGCGAGCTGGCCAGGCGCCGCAGGCCGTCGGGCTCGAGGACCTCGAACGCCGCGCCGGGCTCGCGCTCGTGGCATCCGACGACCGCGTCACGGCCGCCGCCGCGGAGATCGACTATGCAGGAGCGCTCGACGGCGACGAGGTCGCCGCCGTGCTGCGTTCGGCGCACGCGAAGGCACGGGAGCAGCTCGCCGAGGCGTTCGCGCTGCAGCGCGACGCCGGCCTCACGACCGCCCCGGAGTCCGAGCGTCGTGCCGCATACGAGCGGATCCTCCGACTGACCGACGCCGTCGACGCCGCCCTCGACCGCGACCGGCGATCGCTCGAGCGGTTGCGCGCACTCGGCGCCCGCGCCGTCGAGGAGCGCGAGGCGCTCGTCGCCGCGCTCGCGGCGACCGAACGCGACGTCGCCGGCTCGACCGCCCGAGTCGCCGACGCGGCCGGCCGTTACGCAGCCGAAGCCCTCGACCCCGCGGTGACGGCCCTCGCCGACGCCCGCACCGCCCTCGGCGAGGTTCGCGCGACGCTCTCGGCTCCCGCCGCGGCGGCGCCCGGCACCGCTGCGGCAGTGCACCTCACCTCGGCCCGAGCCGAGCTCCACGACGCGGCCGATCGGGTCGCCGCCGCCGACGCGCACGTCGCCGCGCTCGCGGCGGGCGACCTCGCCGTCGCCGACGCCATCGCCGCCCTCGAGCGCGACATCGAGGTCGCCCGCGCCATGGACAGCGCTCGCCTGAGTTCCGTCGCCGACGACTTCGCCGTCGAGGCGACGGCCATCCGCGAGGCGCTCGCGGCGGCCGGCCGCGACCCCATCTCGCTCGGCCGGCGGGTCGTGCGGGCGGATGCCGCGATCGATGCCGAGATCCGCGCCGGTGCGAACGCCGGTGCGCTGTCGCAACGCGTGCTCGCCGAGCGGTCGAGTGCGCTCGCCTCCGCCCGGATGCTCGTCGGCACGGCCGAGCACGCCCTCGCGGCCGAACCCGTCGACGCCGCCGCCCGCATCCGCCGCGACGAGGCGGTCGCACTGCTCGCCGAGGCGCGCGACCTGCTCTCGGCGGCGACGCGCCCCGAGCTCGCCCCCGGCGATGCCCGCGAGCAGGCCGATGCCGCGGCGCATCTCGCGCGCCGGTCGTTGGCGATCGCTCGCGACGATGCCGCCGGCACCCCGGCCTCGGGCGGGCGCCTCTTCGATCGCGCGGCAGGCGGCGACGGGTTCTTCGCAGATCTCGTTGCGGGCCTCCTCGAGCGCGCCGATGAGCGAGGCGGCGCAGCTCGCGACGGCTGA
- a CDS encoding iron ABC transporter ATP-binding protein translates to MLRSSRLSRTRPAAIALVVAASAMLLSGCSGEAADPGATTAAPQASETPIETTPAEPTETAEPPVPFAIECDELLTPDQVYAFNPNFGAAPDFAPSGDHLVAVVEDEAGTACGWVNQTSGDLIEVGVATPPEAALLAHQSDAAMNSTPVPTYGTPPELEGYFTQADGSGEAQIFSGPYWIVIRSAALFEPGDAGKLVADVLGNLPAA, encoded by the coding sequence ATGCTGCGCTCGTCCCGTCTGTCCCGCACCCGTCCCGCCGCCATCGCACTCGTGGTCGCGGCATCCGCGATGCTGCTGAGCGGATGCAGCGGCGAAGCGGCCGACCCCGGCGCGACGACCGCCGCGCCGCAGGCCAGCGAGACGCCCATCGAGACGACTCCGGCCGAGCCGACCGAGACCGCAGAGCCACCGGTGCCGTTCGCGATCGAGTGCGACGAGCTGCTGACTCCCGATCAGGTCTACGCGTTCAACCCGAACTTCGGCGCCGCCCCCGACTTCGCACCGTCGGGCGACCATCTCGTCGCCGTGGTCGAGGACGAGGCCGGAACGGCGTGCGGCTGGGTGAACCAGACGAGCGGCGATCTCATCGAGGTCGGCGTCGCGACGCCCCCCGAGGCCGCGCTGCTCGCACACCAGAGCGATGCCGCCATGAACTCCACGCCCGTGCCCACCTACGGGACCCCGCCCGAGCTCGAGGGCTACTTCACCCAGGCCGACGGCAGCGGAGAGGCGCAGATCTTCAGCGGTCCGTACTGGATCGTGATCCGTTCCGCGGCGCTCTTCGAACCCGGCGACGCCGGCAAGCTCGTCGCCGACGTGCTCGGCAACCTCCCCGCCGCCTGA
- a CDS encoding dihydrolipoyl dehydrogenase family protein, with protein MEREVDVIVIGGGPVGENAADRARAAGLEVVLVERELVGGECSYWACVPSKTLLRSAAALRAARRVDGAEQAVTGRLDVQAVLARRDYWVSDWSDQGGADWLESIGVGLERGHGRLDGVRRVVVERAGGEAVVYRARHAVIVATGSDPVIPPIDGLAEAAPWTSREATSVTEPPARLVVIGGGVTGVEMATAFAGFGTEVTVLARSGLLGTMEPFAGEAVAKGLRELGASVRLDAAVERVERTPSGEVVVTLDDGETITADEVLVATGRRPRSERLGLETVGLEPGDWVAVDDTMLATGATGNDAAPWLYAAGDLNHRALLTHQGKYQARAVGDLVAARAVGGPEQTAPWGAHVATADHTAVPQVVFAEPEAVSVGVTAAEAERAGHEVRIADVSFSSVSGAGILADGYEGQARLVVDAERNTVVGATFVGQDVAELLQSATIAIVGEVPIDRLWHAVPAFPTMSEVWLRLLEALGRPGSSDAAAPGDAGRADHSGARTDDAGSAA; from the coding sequence ATGGAACGCGAAGTCGACGTCATCGTCATCGGCGGAGGGCCGGTCGGAGAGAACGCCGCCGACCGGGCGCGCGCCGCCGGACTCGAGGTCGTGCTGGTCGAACGCGAGCTCGTGGGCGGTGAGTGCTCCTACTGGGCGTGCGTGCCATCGAAGACGCTGCTGCGGAGCGCGGCCGCACTCCGCGCCGCCCGACGCGTCGACGGGGCGGAACAGGCCGTCACCGGCCGACTCGACGTGCAGGCGGTGCTCGCCCGGCGCGACTACTGGGTCTCCGACTGGAGCGACCAGGGCGGCGCCGACTGGCTCGAGAGCATCGGCGTCGGCCTCGAACGCGGTCACGGCCGCCTCGACGGCGTGCGACGCGTGGTCGTCGAACGCGCCGGCGGCGAGGCGGTCGTGTACCGAGCCCGTCATGCGGTGATCGTCGCGACCGGGTCCGATCCCGTCATTCCGCCGATCGACGGCCTCGCCGAGGCCGCACCATGGACGAGCCGCGAGGCCACGAGCGTCACCGAACCGCCGGCGAGGCTCGTGGTCATCGGCGGCGGGGTCACCGGGGTCGAGATGGCGACCGCGTTCGCCGGGTTCGGCACCGAGGTCACGGTGCTCGCCCGCAGCGGCCTGCTCGGCACCATGGAGCCGTTCGCCGGCGAGGCCGTGGCGAAGGGGCTTCGGGAGCTCGGCGCATCCGTTCGCCTCGATGCCGCCGTCGAGCGCGTCGAGCGCACCCCGTCGGGCGAGGTCGTCGTCACCCTCGACGACGGCGAGACGATCACCGCCGACGAGGTGCTCGTCGCCACCGGGCGCCGGCCCCGCTCCGAACGGCTCGGACTCGAGACGGTCGGCCTCGAACCCGGCGACTGGGTCGCCGTCGACGACACGATGCTCGCGACGGGCGCCACCGGCAACGACGCCGCGCCGTGGCTCTACGCGGCGGGCGACCTCAACCACCGCGCCCTGCTCACGCACCAGGGCAAGTACCAGGCGCGAGCCGTGGGCGACCTCGTCGCCGCTCGCGCCGTCGGCGGGCCCGAGCAGACGGCACCGTGGGGTGCGCACGTCGCGACGGCCGATCACACGGCCGTGCCGCAGGTCGTGTTCGCCGAGCCCGAAGCCGTCTCGGTCGGCGTCACCGCCGCCGAGGCCGAGCGCGCTGGGCACGAGGTGCGCATCGCCGACGTGTCGTTCTCCTCGGTCAGCGGTGCCGGCATCCTCGCCGACGGCTACGAGGGGCAGGCGCGGCTCGTCGTCGACGCCGAGCGCAACACGGTCGTCGGAGCGACCTTCGTCGGTCAGGACGTCGCCGAGCTCCTGCAGTCGGCGACCATCGCGATCGTCGGCGAGGTGCCGATCGACCGGCTCTGGCACGCCGTGCCGGCGTTCCCGACCATGAGCGAGGTGTGGTTGCGACTGCTCGAGGCGCTCGGCAGGCCGGGGTCGTCGGATGCCGCGGCGCCCGGCGATGCCGGCCGGGCCGACCACTCCGGCGCACGCACCGACGACGCCGGGTCCGCAGCATGA
- a CDS encoding Fe-S oxidoreductase: MSGGVGDAAAPDTSGGATADRPERSGDGTLRIRLTDSPISRLGYWWATAVGFTWGFIWSTGRVERRHGLFVFTGMPKWTFGRGGSCVGGCYLTNRNIGERVLGHEAVHKEQWLKYGMLFPLLYLVAGRDPLKNRFEIEAGLEAGGYLPTPRRARASSTP; this comes from the coding sequence ATGAGCGGCGGCGTGGGTGACGCCGCCGCCCCGGACACGAGCGGCGGCGCGACCGCTGATCGGCCCGAGCGCTCGGGCGACGGAACGCTCCGCATCCGCCTGACCGACTCCCCCATCAGCCGCCTCGGCTACTGGTGGGCGACCGCCGTCGGCTTCACCTGGGGCTTCATCTGGAGCACCGGCAGAGTCGAACGCCGCCACGGCCTCTTCGTCTTCACGGGCATGCCGAAGTGGACCTTCGGCCGGGGCGGCTCGTGCGTCGGCGGCTGCTACCTCACGAATCGCAACATCGGGGAGCGCGTGCTCGGCCACGAGGCCGTGCACAAGGAGCAGTGGCTGAAGTACGGCATGCTCTTCCCGCTGCTCTACCTCGTCGCCGGGCGCGACCCGCTGAAGAACCGCTTCGAGATCGAGGCGGGACTCGAGGCGGGCGGCTACCTGCCTACCCCTCGGCGCGCCCGAGCTTCCAGTACCCCATGA
- a CDS encoding arginase family protein has translation MPATFVVVPLWQGSVSSRAMSHADGAEAIRGDLPNSSTVMVEVPVEAGESLGTGVQRYSTLLRVHERTTAALSHLPDWALTIGGDCSASLASVAHASARAAGDLAVLWLDAHPDLNTPAASPSGGFGGMTLRAITGEGADGLALGPETRVPPERLVLGGIRAIDDEESRFIEAHDVTALTVEDLSDPSLVIAALEATGASQVFIHIDLDVLDPAELAGLSYPMPFGIGVAELVALVRAVAARFPLAGAAIAGFAPASPQSADDDLPTILRLIGALTSGGATPR, from the coding sequence ATGCCCGCAACGTTCGTGGTGGTCCCGCTCTGGCAGGGATCCGTCTCCTCCCGCGCCATGAGCCACGCCGACGGCGCCGAGGCCATCCGCGGCGACCTCCCGAACTCCTCGACCGTCATGGTCGAGGTACCGGTCGAGGCGGGCGAGTCGCTCGGCACCGGCGTGCAGCGGTACAGCACGCTCCTGCGCGTGCACGAGCGCACGACCGCAGCGCTCTCGCATCTGCCCGACTGGGCGCTCACGATCGGCGGCGACTGCAGCGCCTCGCTCGCCTCGGTCGCCCATGCCTCGGCGCGCGCGGCCGGTGACCTCGCCGTGCTCTGGCTCGACGCGCACCCCGACCTGAACACCCCCGCGGCCTCGCCGTCGGGCGGGTTCGGCGGCATGACGCTGCGGGCGATCACCGGCGAAGGGGCTGATGGGCTCGCCCTCGGTCCCGAGACCCGTGTCCCGCCCGAACGACTCGTGCTCGGCGGCATCCGCGCCATCGACGACGAGGAGAGCCGGTTCATCGAGGCGCACGACGTGACGGCGCTCACCGTGGAAGACCTCTCGGACCCGTCGCTCGTGATCGCCGCCCTCGAGGCGACGGGCGCGTCGCAGGTCTTCATCCACATCGACCTCGACGTGCTCGACCCGGCGGAGCTCGCCGGCCTCTCGTATCCCATGCCGTTCGGCATCGGCGTCGCCGAGCTCGTCGCGCTCGTGCGGGCCGTCGCCGCGCGCTTCCCGCTCGCCGGCGCGGCGATCGCGGGCTTCGCGCCGGCGTCGCCGCAGTCGGCCGACGACGACCTGCCGACCATCCTGCGCCTGATCGGCGCGCTCACCTCGGGCGGCGCCACGCCCCGTTGA
- a CDS encoding siderophore-interacting protein: MAKPGYRVFDTSVAEIQRMSPHFVRVTFRSDDLREFGWDGPDQRIKVVLPLATSGFDDVPFEGDWYASWRALPDDRRNPIRTYTIRSSRPALGELDVDFVAHGDSGPASRWIAAAAIGDRMLIIGPDATSDEESGGWEWKPGAARTLLIAGDETAVPAVGAILEQLPADARGAVFLEVPEAGDVLELRAPAGVDVHWLSRGDAASAQAGQTQYGARLVDAVTGWADAWVAADPAAAAVPAAAPAAARELPALDDDEILWEVPAATDDGGLYAWLAGEASAITTLRRHLVKGIGVDRRRVAFMGYWKLGRAEG, translated from the coding sequence ATGGCCAAGCCCGGATACCGAGTGTTCGACACGAGTGTCGCCGAGATCCAGCGGATGTCGCCGCACTTCGTGCGCGTGACCTTCCGCTCCGACGACCTGCGGGAGTTCGGCTGGGACGGCCCCGATCAGCGCATCAAGGTCGTGCTCCCGCTCGCCACGAGCGGGTTCGACGACGTTCCGTTCGAGGGGGACTGGTACGCGTCGTGGCGCGCGCTGCCCGACGACCGTCGCAACCCGATCCGCACCTACACGATCCGCTCGTCGCGCCCCGCGCTCGGGGAGCTCGACGTCGACTTCGTCGCCCACGGCGACAGCGGGCCGGCGTCGCGCTGGATCGCGGCGGCGGCCATCGGCGACCGCATGCTGATCATCGGCCCCGATGCGACGAGCGACGAGGAGTCGGGCGGGTGGGAGTGGAAGCCCGGCGCGGCGCGCACACTGCTCATCGCGGGTGACGAGACGGCGGTGCCCGCGGTCGGCGCGATCCTCGAGCAGTTGCCCGCGGATGCGCGGGGAGCGGTGTTCCTCGAGGTGCCCGAGGCGGGCGATGTGCTCGAGCTGCGCGCGCCCGCGGGCGTCGACGTGCACTGGCTGTCGCGCGGCGACGCGGCGAGCGCGCAGGCGGGGCAGACCCAGTACGGCGCCCGACTCGTCGACGCCGTCACCGGATGGGCGGACGCCTGGGTCGCGGCAGATCCCGCGGCCGCAGCGGTTCCGGCCGCCGCCCCCGCTGCGGCTCGCGAGCTGCCGGCGCTCGACGACGACGAGATCCTCTGGGAGGTGCCCGCCGCCACCGACGACGGCGGGCTCTACGCCTGGCTCGCGGGCGAGGCCTCGGCGATCACGACCCTGCGTCGCCACCTCGTGAAGGGCATCGGCGTCGATCGGCGCCGGGTCGCGTTCATGGGGTACTGGAAGCTCGGGCGCGCCGAGGGGTAG